GGGGTAAGGAAACACGCTGACCATCAAGTAGCTGACCAGTACCACCGCTGCCATCCACCAGATGTGAATGACCCAATGCTGCCAAAAACTGCCGGTAATCAGGATCAAACTGGCCGCCGGAATGGGCAATCCCTTGAAGTAGGCCCGGCGATCTGAGGGCAGGGTGTTATACCGGGCCAACCGATAGGCCCCGGCTAGCACAAACACCAGCGAGGTAGCCATGGCCACGTGATTAGCCACGCCCACGTAGATCATCAGCCGGTAAACCATAATGGTTGGCGCCACGCCAAAGGTAACCACGTCGGCCAGCGAATCCAATTCTTTGCCCAGGTGACTGATGGCCTCCAGCCGAACCGCTAATTGGCCGTCTAACAGGTCCAGGATAGAGCCAAGAATAATCAACCATCCGGCCAGAAAAAACCTATCGTCAAATAAAACCATAATCGCCGACGCGCCCAACAAGAGCGAGCAGATGGTGGCCACACTGGGCATTGCAGTTTTTACTTTTTTTCTTTTAGACACTCCATTTCTCCCTTCCTCCATCTGATTTTGTCAATCAACCCCCGGCTTTTGCCAATAGTAGGTCCAACTGGGGGGAACATTCCACCAAACGGCTCGCCGTTTGATTTGGTATTTGGCGGCAAAGGTGTCAATTATCTCTTGATTGGCCCTCATCTGGGCGCGGACGGTTGCGCCGCCAAAGAGATATTTGAACCGGCTGATAAAAATGTAATGCACGTAACTAAATACACCGCCTGGCTGCAATTGGTTCATCATCAATGCCAGGATTTCTTGGACCATGGCCGATGGAAAGTTGGTCAAGGGCAGGCTAAACACAATAAAATTGTAAAAATGACTGCTTGAAATATGGCGCACGTCATCAATAATAAAATTGATCTCAACATCCTGTTTTTGAAATTGGGTTTCTTGCCGGAAACGCTGTTGCAAACTCTCCATTAAGCGGGGATTGATTTCAACAATATCCAGCGTATCACCCGGTTGCAACAACGGCACAATTTCTCTGGTAAATGCGCCCGTGCCCGCGCCGGCCTCCAAGACGCGCACCGGGCCCTGTTTGCGGGCCAAATAAGCCACCACCGCCCGGGCCAAAGCCCGAGAACTGGGCAGAATAGCCCCAACGTGAAAAAAATCCTGGATGAATTGCCGGAAAAAGAGTTGCCGCTGTGACATAACTTTTGGGTCGGTTCTGTTTTTTAAATACGGATGGTAGTAGGGTGAGGAGATAACAAAAGCACCCCGGACAGGACTCGAACCTGTAACCTACTGCTTAGAAGATAGACTGTTACTATGACAATATTGGGCATTGGATAAAAAATACGATCGGTTTGAAACAATTAATTTAACAAACAAGTGGAATTATGTCAAAAAATTGGGGGCATAAAATGGACCCCAAAAATTGGACACGAAGAAATGACATAGCTCCAGTTTATAGGGTTTGACCGTATCTGACAATAGCCTTTTTTCACGATAGATTTTTCCATCTTTTGGTGGTATCATAAGGGGTAATTTACCCGGTAAACAAATACAGGAAAACATAGTCAGCACTTTCGACTACATAGAGATAGGTGAGCGCCATTAGCCGGGCCGGTGCATGGATGACTTGATCAATGTCCGCTAGCGGGTGCAGTTCCGGGTCAGTCTGTGGATTGGCCATCTCGCGCTTCCTCCGATCTGCACCTAAGAGAGGCAAGTGAAGATTTTAATTATCGTTGGCAATTGCCAAATTAGAGGCCGGTTGTCCCCGATTTCACCCGTAACGTTCGCAATCTGTTCAGCGCTGCTGCCAGTTCATACACCCGGAACGCCACGTAGTCGCCGGTTTGGCGGGGGTCCAGGGCATCCAGCCCCTCCTGCTCAATTTCCCGGATAACGGCCTCAACCACAGCCGCCACCTCCCGCCGGTTGTCCATAAACCTCTCGCGGGCCAGGTTGAGCGCCTGGCCAATGGCCCGCACCTGCCCTTCGTCAACCAGTTGGGCCACCGCGCTCATGTCAATTTCTTCCAGGCCAAATAAAACGGCCCGCAAGGCTCGGCCCTTGATGCTCACCTCTCGTTTGCCTTTGCGCGGATTCAAACTTTTGGCCAGGGGGATACGCGGGGTAAGCGCAGGCCAGGCAGCGGTGCTTTCTACCTGCCGACCGGTGGGGTGTTGGGCTGCAATGGTCCTGGCTTTGGCGGTCACATCTTGGGGCAGATATGTGTCCATGCGAATAACGGTATCGGCTACGTCAAAATAATCGCCGCTGCCACCCAGCACCAGGATGCTGCTCACCCCTCGCGTTCTCTCGTCCTCTGCCGGGGATTGGGCGGGAGCGGCCAATTGGCGCACCCGGTCAATAAAAGGCGTGATCGGCTCGCCCGATTTTTCCACCAGGGCCTGCATGCGGGCATCGCGGATCATTAAATTGGTGGCGCACGTGTCTTCGTCCAACAACAGTAGTTTAGCGCCTACTTCTAACGCCTCAATGATGTTGGCCGCCTGACTGGTGCTGCCGCTTGCGTTGTCGGTGCGGAAGGCGGCGGCGTGGCCGTGGTCGGGCAGGTTGTTGACAAAGGGCCGAATATCCACGCCTTCTACCCCGCGGCCATCCTCGGCCCGGATTTTCACCGCAGTGGGATTAGTGACCACCAACTCGCGCCCGTCGCCGGGGATGTGGTTGTAGACGCCTTTTTCCAGGGCCAACAGCAACGTGCTTTTGCCGTGATACCCCCCGCCAACAATCAAAGTGACGCCCGCCGGAATCCCCATTCCGGTTATTTTTCCGGCGTGCGGCAATGTAACTTCAACGCGCAGGCTGGAGGGAGAGCGAAAAGGGATAACGTTGTCGCTCCGCAGGGGCCGGTCGTCCACACCGGAGCGACGGGGCAAAATACTGCCATCGGCCACAAAAGCCACCAAACCCAATTCCGGCAGTTTGGCCCGGAGCGTGTCGGCATCCTCGGCTGCATCAAGGTGAGCGGCCAGCCGTTTTTGATCAAGGCGGGCGTATTTGAGGGCGGCGTTGGCGATTTGGGGCAGGTCATTACACAGCATGGCCGCGGCCTGCCGGCCCAGTACGCGCCGTCCCTGGGCGGGCAGGCCAACCATTAAACGGGCTTCCACAAATTCGGCCGTAACAATGGTGGCGGAGCGCTCCAGAATTTCCTGGCCGGGCGGGTCCATGGCTATCAGGCCGCTTTTGCCGGAACCCCGGCTGCGGTTGCTCAAGGCGCGGCATTGGCCGGAGAAGACGCGGGCCAGGAAGTCGCGCAGGGCAATCATGCGGCTGCGATTGGCCCGACTATCAGCGGGAAAACCGGCTGCCGGCATAGGCAGGCGGACTCTGACGCGAGACGGAGCCGCAAAAGGATCGCCCTGCACGTGGTCAATGAACAGGGTAAAGTCGTCAAAGGCATAACTGCCCCGGATATCTTTGTAAGCGGGATAACCTTTGCCATCAATGCGGCTCAGGTGGCGTTGTAAGTCGGCGCCGGTTTGCGGCATCCCCAACTCCTGATATTGAGGGTTGGCCCGGTTTAGGTTGTGGCCGATTTATCCGATGAGCCAGACGTAGCTGACCTGACCCGTTTTAGCACATCGTACCAAAAAGAACTGCCCTGGGCCACAGCCAGCCAGGTGATGGCCCAGCCAAACACTTTTAACAGCCATCCTGGCGCGTCCTGGGGCAGCGGCACACTCCAGAGAATGGGTATCTGCAATTCTTCCAACTCGGCCACGTAGCCCACTATGTCAACTGTTTCCGGGTCGGGAGCCTGGTTGATATATTCTTCAGCTTTGGCCACAGCCACGGCTCGCAGGGCAGGCTCAACCCACAGCCGATTGGCCACGGCAATGCTGTCGGCATCCAGGGCCATGGTGACCACCAGGGCGCAGATAATGGCAATGTGCCGGGCGTGTTGGGTGTAGAGCAGCGACACGTTTTTCATAACATCGTTGTACCACAGCTCCAGATTTTGCCGGGCGGTTTGGATATTTTCAACGGTTGAGTCAATAACACACTTCAACGCGGTTTTCATATCCCCTTCAGGTAATTCTTTGATAAACTCTCTGGCTTGCGCTAATTTGTCCTCCTCGGCAGAGTCGGGGGTCAGGATGTCAAGCAGGGCTGTGGCAAAAGTGGTGGCCGGAATATCGGTCACGTCAGTTTCCTGGATTTCTCGGCCCATCATTTTGACCTGCATGGGCCTGAGATTCTTGATCAAGGGGTGATTCATAAATCGTTCATAAAGGTCGGCATCCTGCAACCGTTCTTTGAGAACGTACTTCAAATCTTTGGCCCGCATCTCTGTCCACTGGTTAATGGCGGTAGTGATGTATGACACTACCAGGCTCAAAACATAATAAAGTAAAATCAGGCCAATGGCCACGCTTAAAATATTGGGT
This is a stretch of genomic DNA from Anaerolineae bacterium. It encodes these proteins:
- the pssA gene encoding CDP-diacylglycerol--serine O-phosphatidyltransferase; translated protein: MSKRKKVKTAMPSVATICSLLLGASAIMVLFDDRFFLAGWLIILGSILDLLDGQLAVRLEAISHLGKELDSLADVVTFGVAPTIMVYRLMIYVGVANHVAMATSLVFVLAGAYRLARYNTLPSDRRAYFKGLPIPAASLILITGSFWQHWVIHIWWMAAVVLVSYLMVSVFPYPKNIHVIKAPPFLLAAVAVVVIGWGVLAGGWRAVPFGVFALYGLSGPVVFLYRMAQHRRRLSES
- a CDS encoding methyltransferase domain-containing protein; protein product: MSQRQLFFRQFIQDFFHVGAILPSSRALARAVVAYLARKQGPVRVLEAGAGTGAFTREIVPLLQPGDTLDIVEINPRLMESLQQRFRQETQFQKQDVEINFIIDDVRHISSSHFYNFIVFSLPLTNFPSAMVQEILALMMNQLQPGGVFSYVHYIFISRFKYLFGGATVRAQMRANQEIIDTFAAKYQIKRRAVWWNVPPSWTYYWQKPGVD
- a CDS encoding ABC-ATPase domain-containing protein, translated to MPQTGADLQRHLSRIDGKGYPAYKDIRGSYAFDDFTLFIDHVQGDPFAAPSRVRVRLPMPAAGFPADSRANRSRMIALRDFLARVFSGQCRALSNRSRGSGKSGLIAMDPPGQEILERSATIVTAEFVEARLMVGLPAQGRRVLGRQAAAMLCNDLPQIANAALKYARLDQKRLAAHLDAAEDADTLRAKLPELGLVAFVADGSILPRRSGVDDRPLRSDNVIPFRSPSSLRVEVTLPHAGKITGMGIPAGVTLIVGGGYHGKSTLLLALEKGVYNHIPGDGRELVVTNPTAVKIRAEDGRGVEGVDIRPFVNNLPDHGHAAAFRTDNASGSTSQAANIIEALEVGAKLLLLDEDTCATNLMIRDARMQALVEKSGEPITPFIDRVRQLAAPAQSPAEDERTRGVSSILVLGGSGDYFDVADTVIRMDTYLPQDVTAKARTIAAQHPTGRQVESTAAWPALTPRIPLAKSLNPRKGKREVSIKGRALRAVLFGLEEIDMSAVAQLVDEGQVRAIGQALNLARERFMDNRREVAAVVEAVIREIEQEGLDALDPRQTGDYVAFRVYELAAALNRLRTLRVKSGTTGL